The proteins below are encoded in one region of Lactuca sativa cultivar Salinas chromosome 3, Lsat_Salinas_v11, whole genome shotgun sequence:
- the LOC111884327 gene encoding uncharacterized protein LOC111884327 — MDESTEDKANVSPPPQPPYPADIDVLEKVKLFGGDSPREWVDNAVEQTLIAPRIILGTLESAISATTFRLRQIKSTSIAHLITTFDSLQDLKSKFNIYEDIMLQKMKESFCFAVAHPFATSGVVFGSGFLSAKRTRRGLYYNTLRLFLSEEAMLSRATAKAQKLRDSVRQITVEGQKLEQFTLRAESELKRGRKKLRQTGKQIQGVISSTYKIERQSGGLKDILKELPKMDASQFRSEVSELAFEAMRERRVLNKEVRKISNYGIPI, encoded by the exons ATGGATGAATCGACGGAAGATAAAGCGAACGTCTCACCGCCACCGCAACCACCGTATCCGGCTGACATCGATGTCTTAGAAAAAGTGAAACTCTTCGGCGGTGATTCACCCAGAGAATGGGTTGATAACGCCGTCGAACAGACACTGATCGCACCTCGAATCATACTCGGAACCCTGGAATCCGCAATTTCTGCAACTACATTCCGCCTTCGTCAAATTAAGTCGACTTCCATTGCTCATCTTATTACGACATTC GATTCCCTGCAAGATTTGAAGTCAAAGTTTAATATTTACGAGGATATTATGCTTCAAAAGATGAAAG AGAGCTTTTGTTTTGCTGTTGCACATCCATTTGCTACAAGTGGGGTTGTTTTTGGTTCGGGGTTTCTATCTGCTAAAA GAACAAGGCGTGGTTTATACTACAATACATTGCGTCTTTTTCTAAGTGAAGAG GCGATGCTTTCTAGAGCAACTGCTAAGGCACAGAAGTTACGTGATTCTGTTAGACAGATTACAGTAGAAGGGCAAAAACTGGAG CAATTTACGTTACGTGCAGAATCAGAGTTGAAAAGGGGAAGAAAAAAACTTAG ACAAACCGGAAAGCAGATCCAGGGGGTCATTAGTTCAACTTATAAGATCGAAAGACAATCAGGCG GGTTGAAAGATATACTCAAGGAGCTTCCaaaaatggacgcatcacaatttCGATCAGAA GTGTCGGAATTGGCTTTTGAAGCCATGAGAGAAAGGAGGGTTCTTAACAAAGAGGTTAGAAAGATATCTAATTATGGGATTCCCATTTAA